DNA sequence from the Vanrija pseudolonga chromosome 7, complete sequence genome:
atgcgcgaggcggggtgaCAGGGGACGACTAGGAAGCGAAGACGAgcgtgtgtgttgtgtgtggcGTGGTGGCGAGGCTGATGGGGAGTGGGTGCGCTATGGTGGTGAGGACCCACCTGCCTACTCTCCAACACGCTTATGCACCGTTGTGCGCGCAACTCAAACCTCGCTGGTACAATGCACACCAAGCTCAGTGCCGCATACTCATTCGTGATGCAGCCAGCCTCTGCGTCAGTGTGTTGGTCAAGCTAGCGACCGCAttgccgccccgccgccgagccaggcTTCGGCCAGGCTGCGTTTAGCACCTGGTGCTCGTGGATCAGAGCGTCAGTGTGTACCACGCAGGCGACCGGGCGCCCAAAGGTATGGCTTGCAGCCGCCACGCGTGTGTGCACGCCGGCGAGAAGCAAGCAGCGTGGCGAGGATGGTGGGCGGGTGGTCTTGGCGTCTCCTTGTCGCTCCGGGGGCGCTTCGGCTCGATCCAAAATAGTCATCGGCGCGAGACGGGCGCTGGAGAGCATCTGGCATGAGCAGCGCGGACAGCTGTGCATCCGAGGAGCGCAGTGGGGCGAGGTGTGGATGTCGGAGGTGGCCTGTGCGGCATCTGGCTTCATAGTCTGctccaccgcctccgcccgTGGTGCAGTCGGAGGTGGATTGTCAGCTGTTTGCGAAGCAGACGTCCTCTTGTCTTTGGTTTCTGAGGATGGCCCGCCTCGCAGGCTGGTACCGACGCGCCCGGGGGGGACGTATCTTTCCATGGCTATCGGCCCCGTTGTTGCTCCAGATAAATCGATAGAAATCCCATCAGTGCGTCCATGGCCGCGCCGATGCGTAAAGTAGTTAATGTAAACAACGAGCACGCGTTGGTGCCAAGATTGTGCCGAGTTTTTGCCCAgtccgccgagcccgtcgagcccgtTTCAACCACCGCGGCAGAGGCATGAAACCCGCGCCTACCCATCAGATCGCGTGGGAAAACAGCCAACCGGCCGCCTCCGACCTAGGCATGCCTGGCTGCGCAGAGGGGGTTTGCTGATACCTGGGGTTGTTGTCATTCGTGCGACGGCTCCACCTGGCTCAGGGTCAGCCACCTCCGCGATGACCTCATCTTGGCGCCGAGTGACCGTCGCCCACCTTGAGCAAAAGCAAGCAGCCCACGGGTTCACTTGCTTGCATCCAGCTCCACTGCATGGACGAGGTTGAAatcacccactcactcaccgATGTCAGACGGCACGGACACGACGGAGACGTTCAACCCCGTTGCGGACCCTCGCTtcaaccccgccgccgacccgcgcGGGACTGTCCTCCCCCTCAGCGACAGCGAGATCGAGGCGTttctcgacgacctcgaccacaACAATGACGGCTACATCGACTACTCGGAGATCGAGGCCAAGTTCGACGCGGTGAACGACGAGACGCAGCCGGAGGCCAAGCCCCACCACTTGCACCACACCTCGACGGAGGATGACGAGCGGCACGCCTTCCTGCGCAGCATTATCGGCTGTGACACGGGCCGCATCAAGCGCGAGGACATGCGAGAGCGCGTGAAGAGCTGGCGCATCCCCAGTCTCAAGCAGGAGaaagacgaggaggacagccAGGACGAGTACATGCGCAAGATTGGCTTCACGCGACGACTCCGCGCCTTCTGGGCAGTCCACGGCCCCTCcatcgtcttcctcggcatCGTCTTCGGCATGATGATTGCCTTTGGGGTCTGGCAGCTGGTCAAGTACTGCGGCGAAGCATATCGCAGCGCCCTTGGCTGGGGTGTGGTCGTCGCCAAGACTTGCGCTGGCATCCTCTACCCGACGCTGTTCTTCCTGCTCCTCTCGATGGCGCGATACTTCTCCACGCTGCTGCGCAGGTCCTACCGTGTATCGAGGTTCATCAACTGGGACCTCTCGCAAGAGTTCCACATCTACATGGCCATCTGGGCCACCTTCCTTGGAACGCTCCACGGCATTGCCCACCTCGCAGGCGACTTCCTCTGGATCGGCAACAGCTACCGGCCCGAGCCACTGGACAATCTCCTCGGCCCGGACAGGAAGAACCTCCACACCTaccgcgacctcgtcaagtCGCTGCCAGGAATCACGGGTATCATTGCGCTCTTCTGTTTCTTCACGATTGGCCTCACATCTACGCCATGGGTGCGGAAGCGCAGCTACGAGGCTttccagctcggccacctGCTCATGTACCCCATCATCGCATGTCTCATGGCCCATGGTACCAAGCGGATCTTGCAGTGGCCAATGCTTGGCTACTTCCTGGCCTTCCCAACCCTGCTCATCTTGATCGAGCGCACGACTCGCATCGCCCTCGGCTTCTATGACATCCCCGCGACTATCAGGATCCTCGACAGCGAGACGGTCGAGATCAAGACCACCATCCCAGGCTCGCGCATCTTCAATTACTCGGCAGGCCAGTACCTCTTCATGCAAGTGCCTGAGCTCAGCTTCTTCCAATGGCACCCGTTCACAATCTCGGTGTGTCTTGACAAGGAGGTGCAGCTGCACATCAAGACGGACGGCAACTGGACAGGCCGGCTCCGCAAGCTGGCGACTAATGGCGAGAAGGAGACCACGATCAAGATCGGTATCGACGGGCCGTATGGAGCGCCGGCTCAGCGCTTCTACGACTTCTCGCACACCATCCTTGTTGGGTCGGGTGTTGGCGTCACGCCGTTCTCTGGTATCCTCGCCGATCTGCAGGCCCGCGAGAACAGGCTCCACGGTGGGCCCAGCGGAGGCTCGCAGGGATCGTCACGCCGAGGATCTCGACGCAACTCGGTCGATGAGAAGTTCCCCAGGAgtacgtcgacgccgccagtcAACTCGCGACGCAACTCGCGCAAGGGTTCAGCCGACCTCTTCCGCGTTCCGTCCGGACGGTCACTCACGTTCACGCGATCTCGCTCGCGGCACCGTAACCCAGGACCGCCAGAGTTTGCAGAGGACTACAAGCGGGTCGACTTCCACTGGATCGTGCGCGACAAGAACCACCTGCTGTGGTTCTCCGACCTCCTGAACTCGATCGGTCGCTCGCAGGTTTGGCATAAGAAGCATGATGGACTCGAGAACCCACACCTCGACATCCGTATTCAGACGCACGTCACACAGGCACGCAAGCAGATCTCAAACCACGTGTACCGCTGGCTGCTGGAACTCTACCGCACCCCAGAGCATCCCGAGTCGCGACTCACAGGTCTCATCAACCCCACACACTTTGGCCGACCCGACTTTGTCCGCATCTTCGACGAGTACTACGAGGACATGCTCCGCTACCGCACCCAGTACGGGTTTGACCGTACTGGAGATGGTAAGAACGACCGCTTCAAGGTTGGGGTCTTCTTCTGCGGCTCGCCGGTAGTTGGTGAGATGATCGCTGATAGATGTCGAACTCTCACGGCCAGAGGGAGAGAGGACGGCTCCCGAATCGAGTTCTTCTTCTGCTTGGAGGTCTTTGCTTGATCACATAGAGTGATGTAAGTTCAGTGCGGTGTATGACAAAGACCCGGCATGGTTGCGCAAGTGCGCCCACATACACCGCGGCCGTACCATTGTTGCTCGCCAGCCATCAGTGCTCTTGTCTTGGTGTGGCACACCGCCGTTGTCCTTCATCAGTACCATAACTGATGCACTAACATGCTGATTGTTGTCTTCACCATTTGATGCACAGGTAGTGGTTACTAAATTCCATCATACCAAAGGCGTCGCACCCCGTCGCCTTATTCTCACAATGTCCCTCGAGGAACAGTGTGACCTCTGATGGCCACAACCTCCAATTGTAACGACACAAACAAGCAGCCACCCATCAAAGTCTTAGCCACCCATCAAAGTCTTATCCACCCATCAAAGTCTTATCCACATCGTTCGGCTTCTGACATCAATGACAGTTGCTCTGCAGTGTAACTCCAATTGCAATAAATTGGACACACTCACTCTCGCTTTCTTCACCACTCTCCTCTCTCCTCACCTCCCCTCTCCAACCATGTCGTACCAATACCAGCAACCGAACGGCACCTGGTACCCTGGCTACGGCTACATGGGCTGGCCCCAGCAACCTGGTTACTACCACCCTGGCACCAACGACCCCGTGGAAGGCACCCCCTATCATGCCCAGGGCAGTGGCCATGATAACAACGTGCCCGTCCCTCATCACGGCGCTGGCATGTCCTATGGGTACTACCAGCCTCAGTTTTACCCCCAGCCCGTGTACCCCCCGCCTATGCCGGCGGCTTACCCAGCTGCGGCCTGGCATCCGGAGGTGCCTGCATCGAATGTGCCGGTTGAGCCAACTGGCGGCGCAGCCCCCGCAACCAATTATCATCCCCCTTCCTACGCTATGCGGCTGTGGAGGCAGCACGACACTATCACTCCCCACACCACCGCATACTCTGCGACCACCCCAGTCGAGCGCAACCGCGGCGCCCACACGCGCCACCGTCGTGGCCCCGGCGGGACGCCTTACGTTTCCCAAGAGCCGGCTCGCATTGTGGAGGATGGCGTCGTGGTCAACGAAGACGCCATCGACGCCTACTGGAACCAGGCCGTGCCAACGATGACGGAGCGCCAGGGCAATTCTCAGTACAACGGAGAGCCGACCGCTCGCGAGACCGAGTTTCAGCGTCTCCAGGCTCTCAATCCTTACATCACTACGAAGGAGGTGAGAGCGGCAATTGATTTAGCACTGACACGCAGGTCATGGACACCATGTTACCCCCTGTCAAGATGAAGAACCGACCAGGCCATGCCCTCCTGATCCCCCCCAAGATACTCCGCTTTCGCCTGGAGCCCTACCTGGGCGCCCTAAGCCCAACTCAACTGGTCGCATTAGCCGTGGCCTTCGAAAtcctcgagggcaagcgTGACTCTGACCACCACTATAAGGCAAGTGTCTTCGTTACAGCCTGTGCTAATATGACCAGCTGGCCTACCTCGCCGTCCAGCGCATTGCTCCAGACCTGATCCGTTCCCTCCCGGACCTCTGtgggcgctgcgccgagcgcggcttCCGTGGTTGTTGGTACATCTACCCCTACAGCTTGGCCGGGTGCATCCAGTGTGGGGCCAATAGCACGTGCTCCCACGGTGTGCTCGACATCTAAACCTACTATCAGGTATCCCCTGGAGGGGTGCCGTTTTTTTCTCTCTGTATCTTGACCGCATATGAATCGTATCGTTCTTCACACTGAAGTCAGAACCGCCACCACTTGAACACACAGCCAATGTCATTACAACTGAACTGCTCCCCCCAGTAGACTTGGTCACCGTTGATTGCAGAGTGACCAGTATGGAACCATCGTGGGACGACCGAAGATTTCGTGCCACTGACGAGAGAGGGTATGGACGGACACGAGTTGGAGATTGAGGACTGGGGGCGGCCATGGGATCATCCGCTGCACAGCAACCGTTACTACTGTGTCCAAAAATGATGTGTGAACAAGACTAGACCAAACGGAGAACTACTATTGTACTCGCCGTGTCTCCCACAAATgccaccgcggcgcgccttCCATTGTCAGACATCAAACCAGGTTTCTCAGTTTGATCATGTATATGTATGGACTGGCAAGGAGAGATCCCGTGCATCATTCTGATCTTTGCGCTACAAGTACCCTTCCATGGCAGGCCAAGGCATTAGGCGTTCTTCTTTGGCCTCCTGAAAGCCGCTGAAACTCCGAATGTCCAGTTTCTGGGTACGTGCAGCAGCCTCAACGGTGCCCCACGAGCTGGTGATTCGCTTCATCCAAGTGTTGCCCAGCTCTTCGTCCGTTGCGCCTGGAGGTAATGGGCCGTCATTGAAGAACTCGCCTGTGTCCCATGCGGTCCAACCGTTTGGATCTCGTCGGAACCACTCGACCGAGGCGGTGAGGACTATCAGACCGCTGCGCACGAACGCGGAATCGGGTGAGAAGTCCTCGGGGCCCCCTGGCTTGCCGCAGCTCTGGCACGGGCCGAAGCCGGAGCAACCAGGGGTGCAGTAGAAGTCTTCAGGCGCGTTGGTACGGTCCCTCCATAAAAATGTCGTGTTCATCTTTCCGATTCGGGGTGCAATGCTCCCCATCAAGAAGAAGAGCAACCGCGGGACTGTGCCACCCTTGACAAAAGTACCACTCGATGGTGGCGGGGTATCGCCGTCGAACTGGAAGTAGACCTGCTTTACGCCCGGGGAGTCCCGTAACCCCAAAGCTGAGATGGCTGGTTTGCGGTCCAAGACACCCTTCGAGAAGTGGATCATGTAGGCTACGGTCCTGACAGTGGAGggaagcggcgcgcgctcgaaTTCGTAAAATGCCTTCTTCTTGGACTCCTCTTGGAATGATTCTGGGATAGTGAATGAACGGACCAGGCGTTTTAGTTTGGGAAGGTTGAAAGGTATTTCCGCGCCGTTGTTGATGTGAACTCCGGTTACAGAGGCGAGCGcggtctcgagctcgtggaaCTGCCCTTTTTCCTTGAACTGTGGCGGCAATTTCCATGTATCGAGGATGATGTCGAGCGTGCGGCAGTGCTTGAGGAGCCGGAGGGCCTTGAGATGGGCAGCCATGTCGCCGTTCCAATCTAGTTCGGCCATGCTTACCACGCCTTTAAACGGTATCCCCAACTGAAAAACGGGGACGCCTGGTTCCTCTTTCGTGTTGAACTTGATCGCCACACGCTTGTACACCTCGGAAACTCGTTTCCTCGAGGGCTCTGGCGGTGCTCGTTCGCCATTGACAGAGGTGTCAAAGGATGGGGCAGGATCTTTGGGCATGGTGGGGTAGGTGGCATAGAGCCTTGTGTTTTACTTATGTGCCCCTAGTGTGTAAGGTGAGGTGAGACGTGTGTCAATGAGAATAATGTGGCATGTGAGAATGGATGCAGTGCATAACATATAGCTAGCAACCGAGGTGCgagagtgggaggaggtCAGTAGGGTGGAGTGATGGATGACCGGAAAATGAGGCCGGGTTGAGTGAGAGAGTGGCTGATCATCACTGGCAAGAGCTGTTTTGTCTCAGCACGGTCCTGCTATCATCAGATTCTTGCAATCTCAGGACACTGACAAGCTGTGGCAAACGTATTGTTCTGCAAATGGCGTCAGTTAATAAATCGTTTTTACCATTGCTCGGTCACAGAGGTCTGGAGGTGCACAAGGACTGTCAGAGTATGAAGCACAATCAAAGACCAGTACTCCATTGTCTTATTGGGGGCCGTGCGAACAGTTTCTGATTCCTACAATGCATAATGGAACTTGCCGGAGCCCCAGGATTCGATTGTCACTCCGGTAGTCATCTGGGGTACCGGGGAATTGGCAGCGTCAAGGGAGTGGGCATGCCGCTGTCACAATGCCACATTGGCTTGGTGTCACTCTATTCAGTCCACCCCGATACACTCTACTATAGCAAGCCCGTACCGAGCATAGTTATCTCTCTATCTAATGTATCGTCCTGTACTATCTCTCTAGTCGACTTGCCTAGTGTCGTTAAGTCTCCCACGAGGCTGATTTTGGACTCAGTGCCACTCGCCGTCATCGTCTACACGACAGCCGCCCCGCCATTCCAAGCTGAGTGTAAGGAGCGACGATGACGGTTGCCGTGTCGCAGTGGAAAAGCCTACGATATGCGAGCCCGGTAATATCTGTCTCATTGTCATCGGTTCATAAATGTATACTTAGTACACAAAGATGGCGGTGTACTGTACATAATTATAGCGGAATAGTGAGTCCCGATGTTGGGACCAGGTACATGCGCAGAGCGAGGCCCATGTCCACTTCGTTTGGGGGTAGGGTGGTGAGTGAGAGTGATGAAACGAACGGTTGGACGAAGGTGGACCAGACCAGGTGCTGGCGGTGTTCCTTGGGGGCACCATGAAGCCCAATCAACGCCGCGAGGAATTGATCTCCTCCGTTTCGGAAGCGGtacaaggaggagaagataCAATACCGAATCACGTCCAGGGAAGGCCTAGGGTCTTGGCGGAGAACGGGGACGGGGACGAGCCACTCGGCTGGGAACCTCTCGAGCCCTTGAATGTCGAGATGAAGGCCCTCACGAAGCATGGGTTCCACATCCTCAAGCAAGTGATGAAGCGGAAGCATGATTGTAGGGTTGATGGGTGCTTGGACCTGTGTGGGAATCATATTGTGGCGGAGGGTGACGGTGATCTTTTTGAGGCCCTTGCATTCTCGGATAGTCCCCATGAACAAGCGACGATGAGCAACAAGAGAATCGCCATCATATGTGACAGTAATGGTCAGGTCGGTAACGGTCGCTCCGAGGGCGTGGGGGAGAAGGTCATGAGCGATCTGGTTCCCGAACGCTGGGTTGGGACGGTGGCGTGGCATTGTGAAAAAGCCGTATGCCTTCTTCAGTCGAGGAAGGTTGAAGACCGAGCGAAGATCATCGTGGCAGCGAACGATAGTGACGTTGGCCAAGAGACTCTCGAGGTGGCGAAactcgtcgtccatgtcgcCATTGATTGGGACGGGACAGTGGAGGACGATGTCGAGTGTCGTGACATGGGCGAGGAACCTGCGGCACCGAGCGCGTGCCACAGCGTCTCCGTTCCAATCGAGGCGCGGGATGGGGCCGCTGGAGGCAGAGGGCCCAATGACGAAGCGTCGCATCGCGCCACGCTGGCTGATGTGCACGGCAACATGGGCGAAGAGGAATTGCTCTGTCGGCTTGACGAGGTAATGCGACGTCTGgcggagggcgcggcgggtggtGTTGTCGGCGTGGAAGATGACTCGGTCCCAGATGTGAGGAATGCCACTGGGGTCGAGGGGGGACGGCGTCGGGTTGATGGTAAGCTGCTCCATACCGCGGGTGAGGGCAGCAATAGAGGGGAGTGCGGGGGGAGAGTCGGTCTCGGCTGCATCCGCAGCGGCGTCCTCTGGCTCCCAGGGCATCGTTGGACTCGGTGAGGTTGAGTGGGTTGgttggtgagtggtgtgAAACTGTTATCGATTACTCGTTGGAGTCGTCGAATGGTGGATATGGgaaagagagagagaggatGTGGGGGACTGAGGCTGTCCATTATGTATGTTAATCCCAGGTAGAGTGTCACCACGTCTGTCATCCAATTTTGCCAGTTGATTGGGAGGCGAAGGCAGCAGGGCGCACTCGCGATGTGACGGCTTGTGTGGCGGATCGGCGCCCCGTGGCCCCACACGACGCCCGTCACCGCCTCGCACCAGGACGCTCGCACCGATTGTAGAACCGCAAATTTCTTGGCATGGCGGTGCATGTGCGACATGTTGTACTACTGGGTCCGAAACCACCAGGGGTCGGATTGTACGTACATACGTGAGAAAGCCTGCGTGAAAGGAGTAATCCTTGCGCTgcggccacgccgccgacccatTGCGAATGGACAACATACAATCGTTCGGGACAAACAACGCCGTGAACGTCTTCTACATAGTACCTCTGTCTAATGTTGGATGAGATGTTGCATGAAGAGGAGTTGCTCAAAGTCGCGACGTCTTACAACTACCAAACAATAGAAGCTCCAGCGCACGCTCCAGCCCCGCTTCGCCGAAGCGAGCCGATAGATCCGCAGCCCACTCGAGTTACTTCCACACCCATATTTCTAGATACTGCGTACCATGGAATGCCCGCATCCTCAGGGGACCGGTCTTGAAGGCGAGCTGAGCATTATTGGAAGCAGTT
Encoded proteins:
- the RBOHG gene encoding Putative respiratory burst oxidase G, with the protein product MSDGTDTTETFNPVADPRFNPAADPRGTVLPLSDSEIEAFLDDLDHNNDGYIDYSEIEAKFDAVNDETQPEAKPHHLHHTSTEDDERHAFLRSIIGCDTGRIKREDMRERVKSWRIPSLKQEKDEEDSQDEYMRKIGFTRRLRAFWAVHGPSIVFLGIVFGMMIAFGVWQLVKYCGEAYRSALGWGVVVAKTCAGILYPTLFFLLLSMARYFSTLLRRSYRVSRFINWDLSQEFHIYMAIWATFLGTLHGIAHLAGDFLWIGNSYRPEPLDNLLGPDRKNLHTYRDLVKSLPGITGIIALFCFFTIGLTSTPWVRKRSYEAFQLGHLLMYPIIACLMAHGTKRILQWPMLGYFLAFPTLLILIERTTRIALGFYDIPATIRILDSETVEIKTTIPGSRIFNYSAGQYLFMQVPELSFFQWHPFTISVCLDKEVQLHIKTDGNWTGRLRKLATNGEKETTIKIGIDGPYGAPAQRFYDFSHTILVGSGVGVTPFSGILADLQARENRLHGGPSGGSQGSSRRGSRRNSVDEKFPRSTSTPPVNSRRNSRKGSADLFRVPSGRSLTFTRSRSRHRNPGPPEFAEDYKRVDFHWIVRDKNHLLWFSDLLNSIGRSQVWHKKHDGLENPHLDIRIQTHVTQARKQISNHVYRWLLELYRTPEHPESRLTGLINPTHFGRPDFVRIFDEYYEDMLRYRTQYGFDRTGDGKNDRFKVGVFFCGSPVVGEMIADRCRTLTARGREDGSRIEFFFCLEVFA